The genomic DNA GCCTCCCCTCGGCCACAAGCCCCTCCGCCCGCTCCTTCCCGTCCAGGAAGTAAAGGGGCTCGGGCCAGGGAAGCGCCTCACCCGTCCTTGGTTCCCAAGGCTCCTCCAGGGGCCAAAACCCCTCGGGTTCCGGCCCCTCGGGCATGAGCTCCTGGGCCTGGGGAAGCTCCAGGGCGTAAAGCCGCCAGGCCATGCCCCTAGATTACCGGGGCAGGGCGGTACGGGAGGTACCTGGGCTCCCAGAAACGGCTTTGCACGAAGGCTAGAAGCTCCTCCAAGGAAAGCCCCTGGATCCGCTCCTCCTCCGCCACCCCCTCCTCCAGGGCCTTGCGCATGACCCGGGCGGCCACGTAGGGGGAGACCTCCCTTAGGTGGCGCACCGGGGGATAAAGGAGTTCAGGGAAACGCTCCCGGGTGAAGTCGTAGAGGGCGTAAGCGGCCTCGAGGACCATCCCGTCCGTCACCTCCCGGGCCCGGGCGAGGACGGCCCCCAGGCCAAGCCCAGGGAAGACGAAGGCGTTGTTCCCCTGGCCCACGGGAATGGTCCGGCCCATGTACCCCACGGGGGGGAAGGGGCTCCCCGCGGCCACCAAGGCCCGCCCCTCCGTCCAGTAGATGAGGTCATCGGGCAGGGCCTCGCTGGCGGAGGTGGGGTTGGAAAGGGGGAAGATCACCGGGCGGGGGGTGTGTTCCAGCATGGCCCGCGCCACCGGCTCGGTGAAGCTCCCCCCCTGCCCGGAAAGGCCCAAGAGCACCGTGGCCCGAGCGTTTTGGATGGTTTCCAAGAGGTTTGGGTACTCGCCCGAGAAGCGCCAGCCCATAAGGCGCTCCCGCCTTTGGGCGAAGGGGCGCTTGTAGGCCTCCATGTTTCGCCCTTCCACCAAAAGCCCCCGGGAATCCAGGACCAGGACCCGGGCCTTGGCCTCCTCCTCGCTTAACCCCTCCCGCTTCATCCCTTCCACAAGGGCCCAGGCCACGCCGATCCCCCCAGCCCCCGCCCCGTAGACCACCACCACCTGGTCCGCCAGCCTTTCCCCCTTAAGGCGGCAGGCGGAGAGGACCCCGGCCAGGGCCACGGCCCCCGTGCCCTGGATGTCGTCGTTGAAGGAAGGCACCACCTTCCGGTAGCGCTCCAGAACGCTAAAAGCTGCCTCCTTGGCGAAGTCCTCCCACTGGATGAGGGCCTTGGGGTAGCGCTGTTTCACCGCCTCCACGAAGCGGTCCAGGAACCGATAGTAGGCCTCGCCCCTTAGGCGCTTGTGCCGCACCCCCAGGTAAAGGGGGTCGTTCAGGAGGTCCTCCCGGTCCGTGCCCACGTCCAGCTCCACGGGCAGGGTCTTGTCGGGCCCCACCCCGCCCACGGCGGTGTAAAGGGTGAGCTTGCCGATGGCGATGGCCATCCCGCCAAAGCCTTGGTCCCCGATGCCCAAGATGGCGGACGAGTCCGTGGCCACGATGAGGCGCACCTCCTCCAGGGGCACGTTCCCCAAGGCCTCCTCCACCCGCTCGATGTTCTTGGTGCTGGCGGTGAAGCCCCGGGGGTAGCGGTAGATGTGGGAAAACTCCCGCACCGCCTCCCCCACGGTGGGGGTGTAGAGGATGGGGAGCATCTCCTCCAGGTGGTCCACCACCAGGGCGTAGAAGAGGACCTCGTTGCGGTCCTGCAGGTGGCGCAGGTAGATGTGCTTCTCCAGGGGGGAGGCGATGAGGCGGTAGCGGCGATAGACCCGTTCCTTCTGCTCCTCTAGGGTGTTCACGTGGGGGGGCAGGAGGCCCTCTAAACCTAGGGCGCGCCTTTCCTCCTCGGTGAAGGCGGTGCCCTTATTGAGGAGGGGAAGCCTTAAGAGCAAAAAGCCCGTGACGTAAGGCTCTAAGTAGCGCTCGCCCTTCTCGTCCCGCTTGACGTCGTAATAGCGGCTAACTGGCATGCCCCTATTTTTTCACCTCGCCCGAGGAAAAAGGCCCCAAGCGGGCGAGGCGGGGGCTCCCCTAGACGTTGAAGCCGAACATGCGCATCATGCGCTTTCCCTCCTCCGTCATGCGGGCCGGGGTCCAGGGCGGGGTCCAGACGAACTCCACGTTCACCCCCTGCACCCCAGGTAGGCGCATGACCGCCATCTCCGCATCCGCCTTCACCACGTCCTGGGCGGGGCAGCCGATAGCGGTGAGGGTCATGGTGATGTCCACCACGCCGTTTTCGTGGATCTCCACGTCGTAGACGAGGCCCAGGTCCACGATGTTCACCGGGATCTCGGGATCGTAGACCACCTTGAGGGCCTCGAGGACCTGCTCCTTGGTGGGCAACGTGGCCTCGGTTTCCATGCCCTTCAGTATACTCGGAAAACCCCAGCGCCTTTTGCTATAATGCCCCCGGTTGGGGAGTAGCCCCAAGCCGGCACCCCGTCAAGACGGGCCCATGGCCCCGGGGGCCGGGGGCAAGAAGCCCGGGCAAGACCACCGCTTCGTGCGGTGGTCTTTCTTTGTGGAGGTGAAGCATGGAGGCCAGCGTCCTTTCGGTGATCCTCATCCTGGTGGCCCTGGAGGTGATCCTCTCCGCGGACAACGCCTTGATCCTCGGGGTTATGGTCCAGAAACTGCCCGTCCACCTCAGGCGGAAGGCCCTCTTCTACGGCATCCTGGGCGCCTACGTCCTAAGGGGTCTCGCCCTCCTCTTCGCTGCCCTGGTCATCAAGCTCTGGTGGGTGCAGGTTCTTGGAGCCCTTTACCTCCTCTACATCGCCCTCAAGCACTTTCTCAAGCCCGAGGAAGCCCAGGCCCCGCCCCCCCTAGAGGTGAGCGCCGCCCACTTCTGGAAGGTGGTGGCCCAGGTGGAGCTCATGGACTTGGCCTTCGCCGTGGACTCGGTGCTGGTGGCCGTGGCCCTTTCCGACAAGCTCTGGGTCATCTACACTGGGGTCTTCTTAGGCATCTTGGCCCTTAGGATGTTGGCCAGCCTGGTGGTGACCCTCCTGGACCGCTACCCCCGGTTCAAGCACCTAGCCTACGTGGTGGTGGGCCTCGCCGGGGTGAAGCTCCTCCTAGGCGGCTGGGACAAGCTGGCCAAGGAAACCCTCCACCGCCCCGAGCTGGCCTTGGGCCTGGACAAAGAAGCCTTTAGCCTCCTCATCCTGGGCGTCCTCCTTCTGGGAAGCCTCTGGGCCCTGCGGAAACCCGCGGAGCGCGCCGCCTAAGATGTGGGCTTACCTCGCCCCCACCCTGGTCCTCTTCCTGGAAGTGGGCTTTCCCTTTGGCCTCTTCGTTCCCGGGGGCGATACCCTCCTCCTGGCCCTAGGGGCGCTGGCGGGGGAAGGGCAGCTCAGGCTCTTTCCCCTCCTCCCCCTTCTCTTCCTGGGAAGCCTTTTGGGCCACGGGGTGGGCTACGCCCTGGGGCGGGTCCTAGGTAAAAGGGTACAGGAGCGGCTTCCCCAGGAGCTCCTGGCCCGCACCCGGCGCATCCTACACCGCTTCGGCCCCACGGCCCTCCTCCTCGCCCCCTTCGTGCCCGGAGTGCGCACCGCCTTACCCTTCCTTATGGGCACCTTGGGCTTTCCCCTACCCCGCTACCTTTTCCTTTCCGCCTTGGGAAGCCTCCTTTGGACCCACGGCCTGGTGCTTTTCGCTTACTTCCTGGGGCAAAAGGTCTCCCCTTGGCTCCTCTGGCCAGCCCTAATCCTCCTGGCCCTCCTACCCCTCTTGCGCCGAGGGCGCTAAACGTACTTCTCCCCTCGCACCACAAAAACGTTTTCCACGTAGGCGATGACGGCGTAGTGGGGGAAGTACACTTCCTGAAGTCGCTCCAATATCTTCAGGGCCACCTCCTCGCTCACGATGGTCTCCAGGCGGATGTTCTGCCCCTCCCAGTCCACGCTCCGCATCCCGCGAGAACCTTCCCCACGGGCGGGAACGATGGTGTAGCCCTTAGCGCCAAGCCGCTTGATCTCCTCTACCAGCTTTCTCTCCAAGAGGCTTTCCGCCACGATGGTCACCAGCTTCAAGGGCACCAGGTTCACCGGCCTCACCCCCCAATCGCCTTGGCCACGGCGTGGTAGATAGGTATCCCCAGGATCAGGTTAAAGGGGAAGGTGACGGCGAGGCTCGCCGTGAGGTACAAACTGGGGTTCGCCTCAGGTAAGGCGATGCGCACGGCAGCAGGGGCGGCGATGTAGCTGGCGCTGGCGCTCATGGCCCCAAGCACCGCAGCGCCCCCTACGCTAAGCCCAGCTTTCAGGCCCAGGTAGACTCCTAAAATCCCGTGGAAAAGGGCTAGGCCCACACCGAAGAGGAGCAACCTAAACCCCAACTGACGAAGTACGGAAAGCCTCGAGGCCGCCACCATCCCCAAGTCCAGGAGAAAGAGAGTGAGAACTCCCTGAAATGGATCCACAAAGAAGGGTTTAACCCGTTCCATCCCCGCCTCCCCCGAAAGAAGGCCAATCAAGAGCCCTCCCAGCATCAAGACCACGCTTTTTCCGGTCAAGACCTCGTGCAGCGCTTCGGAAAGCCGGCCGCTCTGCCGTTTGCCTAGGAGGAGGGCCACTACGATCCCCGGCACCTCCAACAGGGCCACCAGGGTGGGCATAAAACCTTCCGCAGCGTGCCCCACAGTTTGGACGAAGGTGAGGGCGGCGAGGAAGGTCACGGCGGAAACCGAGCCGTAGTGGGCGGCCAAAGCGGCAGCGTCGGATCGGCCCACCTTTAGGAAACGCCGGGCGAGGAAATAGGCGGGAAAAGGCCTAAAAAGACCCAGAACGAGGGTGAAAAGGGCCGGGAGGAACACCAAGGCCAAAGGCGTGTGGGCGAGCTCTACCCCCCCCTTAAAGCCGATCGCAAAGAGGAGATAGATGGAAATGGCGGTGTAGAGGGCCTCGGGAAAGGCGAGGTCGCTCTTAAGAAGCCGGGCCGCCATCCCCAAAAAGTAAGCCAAAACCATGGGAGAAAGAAGGTTGAGCTTTAGGAGTTCCAAAGCGTCCATACCCCCAAGCTTTACTACGGGAAAAAGGGCTTTTACAATCCGGTACGATGGCGCCTTTGGTAGGTCTCATCATGGGCTCCCGCTCCGACTGGGAAACCCTGCGCCACGCCGCGGAGACCTTAGACGCCCTGGGCATCCCCTACGAGGTGCAGGTGGTCTCCGCCCACCGCACCCCGGACCTCATGGCGGAGTACGCCAAGGCCGCCGAGGCGAGGGGCATCCAGGTGATCATCGCCGGGGCGGGGGGAGCGGCCCACCTGCCTGGGATGACCGCGGCCCACACCGCCCTGCCCGTTCTGGGGGTGCCGGTGGAAAGCCAAGCCCTACGGGGCCTAGACTCCCTTCTCTCCATCGTCCAGATGCCCGCAGGCGTTCCCGTGGGCACCCTGGCCATTGGCCGGGCGGGGGCGGTGAACGCCGCTTTGCTGGCCGCTAGCATCCTCGGCCTCAAGTACCCCGAGGTGATGGCGCGGCTCAAGGCCTACCGGAAGGCCCAAACCGAGGCCGTCCTGGCCCACCCCGACCCCCGGGAGGCAGGATGAGGGTGGGCGTTTTGGGCGGGGGGCAGCTGGGGCGGATGCTGGCCCTGGCGGGCTACCCCTTGGGGCTTTCCTTCCGTTTCCTGGACCCTTCCCTCGAGGCCTGCGCCGGGCAGGTGGGGGAGCTTTGCGTGGGGGACTTTGCCGACCTCGAGGCCCTTTCCCGCTTCGCCCAGGGCCTAAGCCTCGTCACCTACGAGTTCGAAAACGTCCCGGTGGAGGCGGCTTTGCACCTGGCCGAAAGGCTTCCCGTCTTCCCTCCCCCCAAGGCCCTGGAGGTGGCCCAAGACCGCCTCCGGGAAAAGGCCTTCATGGCTGGCCTTGGCGTCCCCACCCCTCCCTTTTACCCCGTGGACGGGGTGGAGGACCTAGAGGTGGGCCTCAGCCAGGTGGGCCTCCCCGCCCTCCTCAAGACCCGCCGCGGGGGCTACGACGGCAAGGGGCAGGCCCTGGTGCGCACGGAGGAGGAGGCCCTGGAAGCCCTGCGCACCCTGGGGGGCCAGGGGCTCCTCCTGGAGGGTTTCGTCCCCTTTGACCGGGAGGTTTCCCTCCTCGCCGTGCGGGGGCGGGACGGGTCCATGGCCTTCTATCCCCTGGTGGAAAACCGCCACCACGGGGGCATCCTCCGCCTCTCCTTAGCCCCCGCCCCCGGCCTCACGGAGGCCCTGCAGAAGAAGGCGGAAGCCTACGCCAAGGAAGCCCTTTTGGCCCTGGACTACGTGGGCGTCTTGGCCCTGGAGCTTTTCCAGGTGGGAGAGGAGCTCCTTTTCAACGAAATGGCCCCCCGGGTCCACAACTCCGGCCACTGGACCCTGGAAGGGGCGGAAACCAGCCAGTTCCAAAACCACCTTCGGGCCATCCTGGGCCTCCCCCTGGGGAGCACCGCCCCCCGGGGGGTGAGCGCCATGGTGAACCTCATCGGCCACGAGCCCGACTTCGCCCAGGTCCTGAAGGTGGAGGGCGCCCACCTCCACTGGTACGGCAAAGGGGTGCGTCCGGGGCGCAAGGTGGGGCACATCACCCTGCGGAAAGACTCCTGGGAAGCCCTAAACCCCCTCCTGCCCCAGCTTTTGCGCCTGGCGCAAAGCCCTCCGGTATAATCCGGAGGCAAAGGAGGCGAAATGGAGCGGACAAAGCGCCTGAGGGAGGTCATCCGCGCGGCCAAGGCCCACCCCGTTTATCGGGAAAAGCTCAAGGACGTGGACCCCGAGGAGGTTTCCCTCGAGAACCTTTCCTCCTTGCCCCTCACCACGAGGGAGGAGTGGGTGGCCTACCTCAAGGAAAACCCCACCCCCCCGGAAGGGGCGAGGCTGATGCACCTCACCCCAAGCCCCCTCATGGGCTGGATGCCGGAGTACCTCTCGGAGGAGGACCTCCGCTACCAGGCGGAAGCCCTGGCCGCCCACTACCGGCGGCTTGGCCTTGTGGGCAAGCGGGTTTTGGTGGCCTTCAGCTACCACGTCTTCGCCGGGGGGTGGCTCTTCCACGAGGCGTTGCTCCTGGCGGGGAACCTGGTCTTCCCCCACGGCCCCGGGGAGGCGGCCCGCATCGCCGAGCTGAGCCCCCAGTTTGACGTCCTGGTCACCAACCCCTCCTTCGCCCTCAAGGTGGGCCAAGCGGGCGGGCGGTTCGGCCTGCTCCTGGCTGGGGGGGAGCCGTTCACCTCGGTGCCCGGCTTCCGGGAGAGGGTGGAGGCCCTCCTGGGCGGCACGGCCCTGGACGCCTACGGCACCAGCGAGCTAGGCATCGTGGCTGGGGAAAGCCTGGCCAAGGACGGGCTATGGGAGATCCCCGAGATGGCTGTCCTCGAGGTCCTGGACCCGGAAACCCTAAGGCCCGTGGCGGACGGGGAGAAGGGGGAGCTCGTGGTCACCGCCCTAAGCCGCACCCTCATGCCCATGGTGCGCTTCCGCACCGGGGACCTGGCCCTGGCCGAGCGCCGGGAAGGGCTTACCGTGCTCCCCCGCGGGGTCTTCGGCCGCACGGACCAGATGGTGAAGGTGAAGGGGGTGAAGCTTTACCCCACGGAACTCGCCCCCATCCTGGCCGGCTTCGGCCTGGACCCCAAGGGCTTCCAGGTGGTGGTGGAACGGAAGCTGGAGGGCACGGACAAGTTGGTGCTCCGCCTGAAGGCGGAAAAGGTGCCTCCCGGGCTTTACGAGGCCATCCAAAAGGCCACGGGGCTTAGGCTAGACGAGGTGGAGCTGGTGGGCGAGCTGGAGGGGGGTCTGGTGCTGGACCGCCGCTTCTAGCTCGTTAATCTCTTCTCATAACCCCGGGGTATACTTCCCCCAAAGCAACGGGGCCCTTGCGGTATAGTGAGGGCAAACCCTGTGCCTTGCGGAAGGAGGCAAGATGCGGTTTTTCGTGCTGGGGGATGTTTCCGTTGACCTGCTTTTCTTTGTGGAGCGAATACCGGAACCCGGGGAGGAGGTGCCCTCGAGGCGGGCCCTGATGAAGCCAGGGGGGGCCGGGGGCACCCTGGCGGCCCAGCTGGCGAGCCTGGGCCACCGGGTGTACCTGGCGGGACGGGTGGGCCAGGACCCCTTCGCCGAGCTGGCCCTGAGCCGGGTGCGGGAAGTGGGGGTGGACCTCAGGCACCTCCAGGAAGACCCCGACCACACCACCAGCTCCGTCCTCATCCTGGTGGTGCCCGGCGGGGAAAGGGCCATGGTGAGCGCGGAAGGGGCAAGCCGCTACCTGGACCCCGCCCTCTTCAAGCCCCGTTACCTGGACAGCGCCGACGCCGTGGTCCTCTCCGCCTACGCCCTGGTGGGGGGGCCTTCCCGGAGCTACGCCGTGGAGGTCCTGGAGGCGGCGAGGAAGCGGGAGCTTCCCGTCTTCGCCGACCTGGGCACGGGGGCGGTGCGGGCGGCGGGGGCGGAGCTCCTAAAGTACCTGCGGGGCGTCACCTGGCTCCTCATGAACCAGACGGAGCTTTTGGCCCTCACCGGCGCCGCCTCCCTCTCCCAGGGGGTGGCCCGGCTCCGGCAAGAAGGCTTCCCACACCTGGTCATCAAGGTGGGGGCCATGGGCTCCATCGTGGTGACCCCGGAAGGGGAGGAGCTTTTAGAGCCCTTCCCCATAGAGGACATCGTGGACTCCACCGGGGCCGGGGACGCCTACACCGCCACCTTCGCCCACGCCCTCCTCGAGGGCCGAAGCCCTGTAGAGGCGGGGAGGCTCGCCAACCTGGCGGGGGCCCTGGCCGCCACGGGGCTTGGGGCCCAGGGCCGCCTCATCACCCTAGAGGACCTCAAAGTAGCGGCGGGCTAGGGCCAAAAAGGCCAAGCCCGCCCGCCCGCTCTTCTCGGGGTGGAACTGGGGGGCAAGGAGGTTTGCCTTCGCCAGGAGGGCGGTGAAGGGGGTCCCCTCGTACTCCCCCACCCCCAGGGCGTAAGGGTTGAGGGGGCCATAGTAGGAGTTGGCGAAGTAGAAGTGGCGGCCCGAAAGGCCGGCGAAAGGCCCCTCGAAGGTCAGGGCGTTCCAACCCATCTGCGGCACCCGCCCCTGGGGGAAGCGGCGCACCCACCCCGGCACCACCCCAAGCCCCCTCACCCCCGGCGCCTCCTCGCTCCCCTCGTAGAGGACCTGCATGCCCACGCAGATGCCGAGGAAGGGAAGCCCCCTTTCCAAATGGACCAGAACCCGCTCCAAGAAGCCGCTTCGGGCGAAGGCCCCCATCACCTGGCCGAAGTGCCCCTGGCCCGGGAGGACGAGAAGGCCCGCCTCCGGATAGGCCTTGGGGTCGGCGGAGACCGCCACGGCGAAGCCCGCCGCCTCCAGGGCCTTGGCGGCGCTCTTTAGGTTCCCCGAGCCGTAGTCGATGAGGAGGGCCCGCACTAAAGCACCCCCTTGGTGCTAGGAAGCCCCTCCCCCATGAGGCGGGTGGCCCGGTGGAGGGCCCGGGCCAGGGCCTTGAAGCTCGCCTCCACCACGTGGTGGGCCTCCCGCCCCGCCAAAAGCCTCAGGTGGAGGGTGAGGCGCCCGTGGTTCACCAGGCCCCGCAGAAACTCCCGCAGGTGGTAGTGGTTCACCCCGCCCGCCGCCCCCACCACGGGCCAGGCCTCGGGGCGGTACTCCAGGTGGGGGCGGCCGGATAGGTCCACCACGCAAAGGACCAGGGTCTCGTCCAGGGGGGCGAAGGCCTCCCCGTAACGCTCCAGGCCCCTCCCCTCCCCCAAGGCCTCCTTGAGGGCCATGCCTAGGGCGATGCCCACGTCCTCCACCAGGTGGTGAACGTCCACCTCGAGGTCCCCCTTGGCCTCCACCTCCAGGAGGAAGCGCCCGTGCCGCTGGAGCTGGAGGAGCATGTGGTCCAAAAAGGGAAGCCCCGTGGCCACCTGGCCCCCCGGAGGACCGTCCAGCCCCAGGCGCAGGCGCACCCAGGTCTCCGCCGTGGCCCGCTCCACCAAGGCCTCACGCATAGGCCACCCCAAAAGCCGCCCTCAGGAAGGCGTCCATCTCCGCCTTAAGCCCCACGGTCACCCGAAGGCACCCCGCAAGCCCCGGATAGCGGTCCTGCCGCCGCACCAGGACCCCTTGAGCGAGGAGGTGGCGGAAGGCCGCCTCAGCGTCCGGGGTCTTCACCAGGAGGAAGTTGGTGTGGCTAGTGAAGGGGCGCCAGGTGGGGTGGGCTTGGAGCGCTGCATAGACCCGTTCCCGCTCCCGCACCACCTCCGCCACCACCGCCCGCACGTAGCCCGGGTTCTCCAAGACCACCTCCAAAACCGCCCCGGTGTGGGCAGGGAGGACGAAGGGGGGCAGGACTTCCCGCACCACCCCCGCCACCTGAGGGTGGGCCAGGAGGTAGCCCGCCCTTATCCCCCCCAAGGAGAAGGCCTTGGAAAAGGTGCGCAGAAAGGCCACGTGGGGATTTTCGCGGCCCAAGGGGCTAAAGTCGGTGCCGGCGAACTCCCGATAAGCCTCGTCCACCACAAGAAGCCCCCCCACCGCCTTGGCCCTTTCCGCCAGGGCCGCCACCGCCTCCTCGGGGAAGAGGGCCCCCGTGGGGGCATGGGGGTTGGGGAGGAAGAACACCCCGCCCTGGAAGGCGGCCAGGACCTCCTCCAGGGGCAGGGCGAAGCCTTCCCCCAGGGGCACCGCCCGGTAGGGGGTGCCCGCCACCCGGGCGGCGTGGGCGTAGTGGGGAAAGGAGGGGGCGAGGTCCAAGACCGCCTCCGCCGCCAGGCTCAGGGCCAGGATGAGGAGGTTGGAGCCGGGGGCGAGGACGATCCCCTCCTCCGGCCAGTCCAACAAGGTGGCAAGGCGCTTCCTAAGGGCTTCGGCGTGGATTTCTGGGTATCGGTTCCAGGAAAGCCCCTTGAGGCGCCTTAGGGCCTCCTCCTTGAGGGCCTCGGGCAGGTCAAAGGGGCTTTCGTTCTGGTCCAGCTTCACCGGGGCCTCCTCCTTCTTGTAGGGGTAAGGGGCAAGGTCCCGGAGGTGCGCCTTGAAGGCCCGCATGCCCCGAGTATAGCGGCAGACCAGGGGCACGCACCGGGCCAAGCCAGGCTTGGCCTAAAGCCCCAGGATGGCGCAGGAGGCGGGAAGGCCCAAGGGGCTCGCCCGCCACCCCACGCCCAGGGCCCCGCCCTAGCGCCAGACGGCCACCCGCTCCAGGGGCAAGCGGTGGGAAGAGTAGCCCTCCTCCGCCGGGTAGCCCAAGGGAAGGAGGGCGGGGATGGCCACGTGGGCGGGAAGGCCCAAAAGGGCCTTGACCCTCTCCGGGTCAAAGCCCAGCATGGGCACGCTCCCAAGCCCATAAGCCTCCAAAAGAAGGAGCAGGTAGCCCAAAAAGATGTAGCTCTGCCCCGCGGCCCAGGCCGCCCGCTCCCTCTCCCCCATTCCGGCAAAGGCGTTTTGGATGGCCCGCTTCTGCGCCTCCCGCCGCTCCCCCTGGACATTGGGGTGGATGACCTCGTCCAGGCGGGCCAGGGCCTCCTCGAGGTCCGCATAGACCACCAGGACCACCGGGGCCTCCTCCACCTGGGCCTGGCCAAAGGCCGCCTCCCTGAGGGCCTTCTTGAGGGCGGGGTCCCGCACCACCACCAGGCGCCAGGGTTGGAGGTTCCAGGCGGAAGGGGCCCTGAGGGCCGCCTCCAGGACCTCCCGCAACACCCCCTCGGGCACGGGGTCCGGCCGGTAGCGGCGGATGGAGCGGCGCCTTAGCGCCGCGGTCTTGGCGTCCAGAACGGGGAGCGTGGCCTCCATACCCCGGGGATGGTACCCAAAACCCTCTGGGCCCTTTGTGAAGTAAAGCGCAATCAGGGGCGGAAGTGATCGTACCCCTTCCGGGGCACGGGGGCCCCCCGGAGGTAAACCCCCACCCCCTCCACCAGGCGCCCGGCCCGGAAAAGGGGAAGCCCCACCTCCCTGGCCCGCGCCTCCACCGCTTCCCCGTTCTCAGGGGGCACCACCAAGACCGCCTCAAACTCCTCCCCCCCATAGAGGACGAACGCCAAAGCCCTTTCCTCGCTCCCCGCCAAGGCCAAGACGTCGGGATAAAGGGGTAACGCCTCCAGCTCCACCCGCACCTCGAGCTCGGAAAGCTGCCAAAGGGTCTCGGCAAGGCCGTCGGAGGAGTCCAGTCCCCCCCTTAGAAGCCCCTCCAGGGCCAGAAGGCCCAGGCGGGGCAAGGGGTAGTGGGCCGCTTCCTGGATGGCGGGGAAGGCCTCGAGGTCCACCCCCTGGTAATGGGCGAAAATGGCCGCCCCAAGCCGCCCCCAGCGGTCCCCGGCCAGGTAGAGGAGGTCCCCCGGCAGGGCCCGGCGGGGAAGGGGGCGCTTCGCCTCAGCAAAACCCGCCACCACCAAGGCCGCCTCCTCCCCAGCGTTGGTGTCCCCGCCCAAGAGGAAGGCCCCAAGCCGGCCCGCCGCCTCCGCCGCCCCCCGCACCAGGCCCAGGGCAAGCTCCTCCTCCGCCTCAGGGGGCAGGAAAAGCCCCAGGGCGAAGCCCAAGGGCCGCCCCATCTTGCAAAGGAGGTCGGA from Thermus sp. LT1-2-5 includes the following:
- a CDS encoding nitroreductase family protein, which codes for MEATLPVLDAKTAALRRRSIRRYRPDPVPEGVLREVLEAALRAPSAWNLQPWRLVVVRDPALKKALREAAFGQAQVEEAPVVLVVYADLEEALARLDEVIHPNVQGERREAQKRAIQNAFAGMGERERAAWAAGQSYIFLGYLLLLLEAYGLGSVPMLGFDPERVKALLGLPAHVAIPALLPLGYPAEEGYSSHRLPLERVAVWR
- a CDS encoding thiamine-phosphate kinase, encoding MRLKDLGERALLRKLAPLGYPLDAPLPPGDDAGGVWLEGKALLLKVDGFRYRDVALRGMGPFEVGFRGVAATASDLLCKMGRPLGFALGLFLPPEAEEELALGLVRGAAEAAGRLGAFLLGGDTNAGEEAALVVAGFAEAKRPLPRRALPGDLLYLAGDRWGRLGAAIFAHYQGVDLEAFPAIQEAAHYPLPRLGLLALEGLLRGGLDSSDGLAETLWQLSELEVRVELEALPLYPDVLALAGSEERALAFVLYGGEEFEAVLVVPPENGEAVEARAREVGLPLFRAGRLVEGVGVYLRGAPVPRKGYDHFRP
- a CDS encoding histidinol-phosphate transaminase; translation: MRAFKAHLRDLAPYPYKKEEAPVKLDQNESPFDLPEALKEEALRRLKGLSWNRYPEIHAEALRKRLATLLDWPEEGIVLAPGSNLLILALSLAAEAVLDLAPSFPHYAHAARVAGTPYRAVPLGEGFALPLEEVLAAFQGGVFFLPNPHAPTGALFPEEAVAALAERAKAVGGLLVVDEAYREFAGTDFSPLGRENPHVAFLRTFSKAFSLGGIRAGYLLAHPQVAGVVREVLPPFVLPAHTGAVLEVVLENPGYVRAVVAEVVRERERVYAALQAHPTWRPFTSHTNFLLVKTPDAEAAFRHLLAQGVLVRRQDRYPGLAGCLRVTVGLKAEMDAFLRAAFGVAYA
- the hisB gene encoding imidazoleglycerol-phosphate dehydratase HisB, with the translated sequence MREALVERATAETWVRLRLGLDGPPGGQVATGLPFLDHMLLQLQRHGRFLLEVEAKGDLEVDVHHLVEDVGIALGMALKEALGEGRGLERYGEAFAPLDETLVLCVVDLSGRPHLEYRPEAWPVVGAAGGVNHYHLREFLRGLVNHGRLTLHLRLLAGREAHHVVEASFKALARALHRATRLMGEGLPSTKGVL